In Candidatus Polarisedimenticolia bacterium, the sequence CGATGCGGGTCGATGAAGGACGCAAAGTGATGCTCGGCGTTTCGGGCTGCCTGATGGCCTTCGTGCTGATGGGGGGCATCCTCGGGCGCACGCTGGCCGTCGAGGGCACCTACACTTTTCTCAAGCTCTTCAACGAAGTCCTCTATCTGGTGCGCAACAACTACGTGGAGCCGGTCCGCGACGACGCCCTCATGGAGGGGGCGTACCGCGGCATGCTCGAGAACCTGGACCCTATGAGCGAGTATCTGACCGCCGAGGAGTTCAAGCGCGCCGCCCGCGAGGAGCGCAACGGTCCCGCCGACGTCGGGGCCGTCCTCTCCAAGCGGCGCGGCTACGCAGTGATCGTGAGCGTGATCGACGGCTCTCCGGCGGACAAGGCGGGCCTCGGGACCGGCGACCTGGTGTTGACCATCGATCGCAAGTCCACCTCGAAGATGGGAGTCTGGGAGGCGACGCAGGCGCTCCAGGGGAAACCCGGCTCGGGAGTGCATCTGGGAGTGATCAAGATGCTCGATTCCCGCAGCCAGGATTTCAACCTGGTCCGGCGGCTTCCACAGCATCCCGCCTTCGCCAGCTCCCTGCCCGAGCCCGGCATCGGCGTGATCCGGCTCGCCGGCTTCGATCCGGGGGAGTCGCTGCGGGTCCGCAAAGCGCTGCAGAGCCTGCGCTCCCAAGGGGTCCGGCGCCTGCTGCTGGATCTGCGCTCGAACGCGGGGCCGAGCCTCGAAGAGGCGGTGAAGACGGCCGCGCTGTTCACCGGCCCCGGAAAGGTGGTGACGATCGCCGACCGCAAAGAAGGGAAGAGCGACTTGAACGCGCCGCCCGGCGAGCCTCTCTGGAAAGGGCCCCTGGTCGTCCTCGTGGGGCTCGGAACGGCGGGGCCCGCGGAGGTGCTCGCCGCCGCCGTGCGGGATCGCGCCGGGGCGACCCTGGTGGGGGAGAAGACCTGGGGCCTCGGATCGATTCAGAAGACGATCCCTCTTCCCGGAGGGGACGGGATCCGCATCTCGGTGGGAAAGTACTTCTCGCCGACGGGCAAGGAATGGAACGGAACCGGCCTGAGCCCCGACGTCCAGCAGGCGGCCGGACCGGGCGACTCCGGACAGGATCTCCAGCTCCGCAAGGGGCTGGAAGTGCTGAAGACGGAGCAACGGAAGGCGGCGTGATTCCAGAGAGTCCGGACCGCGGGGCCTTGAGAGGCGAAGGCGCGGAAGCCCGCGGCCTGTTCCGCCGGGCGGCGGCGCTGTGCCTGATCGCCGCGACGGGCTCGACGTTCGCCGCGACCCGCCCCGGCGCTTCCTCCGCGGGTCCCGGCAAGGGCCTCGCCTACTACTTCTACTCCCTGTCGCAGCAGGCGCAGTTCACGCGCAATTACGACGACGCGCTCCGCTACCTGGAGCAGGCCCTCCGCTCCGATGACTCCCCGGACCTGCGCGTCGAGCTGGCCGATCTCTACTCTTCGCTCAACCAGAACGACGCCGCGGAGCAGGAAGTCCGGAAGGCCCTGAGCGCCGATCCGGCCGACGTCGAGGGGCGCCGCCTTCTCGCCCAGATCTTGGTGAGCCGGAGCCCGGAGGGGGACAAGAAAGACGAGCGCCTGAAAGAGGCGGAGACGATCTACCGCGGCCTGATCCAGGACAAGAAGGAAGACGAAAGCGTGGCGCTGGCGCTGGCGGAGATCCAGACCGACCGCGGGGATCTTGACGGCGCCCGCTCGACCCTCGAAGGATTCCGGGCCTCTCATCCCGCTTCCTCCTCGGTGCTCCTGGAGCTGGCCCGCAACTACCAGCAGGCGGGCCGCAGCGACGACGCCATCGCGACGCTGCGTGCGGCTCTCGAAAAGGATCGCGACAACCGCGAGGTCCTCAACGGTCTCGGGCTCGCGCTGGAAGAGGCCGGCCGCCCCGCGGAGGCCGAAAAGGTCTACCGCCGGCTCATCGAGCTGAATCCGAACAATCCGTACGGACATTACCGCCTCTCGGGGCCGCTGCTCTCCCAGAAACGCTATCGCG encodes:
- a CDS encoding S41 family peptidase, which codes for MRVDEGRKVMLGVSGCLMAFVLMGGILGRTLAVEGTYTFLKLFNEVLYLVRNNYVEPVRDDALMEGAYRGMLENLDPMSEYLTAEEFKRAAREERNGPADVGAVLSKRRGYAVIVSVIDGSPADKAGLGTGDLVLTIDRKSTSKMGVWEATQALQGKPGSGVHLGVIKMLDSRSQDFNLVRRLPQHPAFASSLPEPGIGVIRLAGFDPGESLRVRKALQSLRSQGVRRLLLDLRSNAGPSLEEAVKTAALFTGPGKVVTIADRKEGKSDLNAPPGEPLWKGPLVVLVGLGTAGPAEVLAAAVRDRAGATLVGEKTWGLGSIQKTIPLPGGDGIRISVGKYFSPTGKEWNGTGLSPDVQQAAGPGDSGQDLQLRKGLEVLKTEQRKAA
- a CDS encoding tetratricopeptide repeat protein, giving the protein MIPESPDRGALRGEGAEARGLFRRAAALCLIAATGSTFAATRPGASSAGPGKGLAYYFYSLSQQAQFTRNYDDALRYLEQALRSDDSPDLRVELADLYSSLNQNDAAEQEVRKALSADPADVEGRRLLAQILVSRSPEGDKKDERLKEAETIYRGLIQDKKEDESVALALAEIQTDRGDLDGARSTLEGFRASHPASSSVLLELARNYQQAGRSDDAIATLRAALEKDRDNREVLNGLGLALEEAGRPAEAEKVYRRLIELNPNNPYGHYRLSGPLLSQKRYREAQDHLKTALEFDPRNGRALLELGQAYEGTHETARAQESYQKALELDPASLEPRFFLARLHQNRGEDDAALTLYGQILKSTEDRDSPAARAFYALASTQVGLIRLLEKNYPAAIQSLGRALDASEKPSEDLYALLGRTYIEAKQIADARNALEAGLAKFPDSPELRAMEGELLLRESRPSPAQELFKDLLTQSEESAEAYLQVVQACLRAENPQAAETWVRDGARKHPDSRDLEFQAAVVEERLGRFKESEKRFRELIRKDPENTEALNYLGYM